A single Deltaproteobacteria bacterium DNA region contains:
- a CDS encoding formimidoylglutamate deiminase — translation MFPRPRLITVDHLLLEEGWRGPAWLKLDAQGFIEALGEGAAPEGEAEHLPGWVLPGMPDLHSHAFQRAMTGLGEVAAAGARDDFWSWREAMYRVALRIEPDELEAIAAWLQVELLEGGYTRLGEFHYLHHAPDGRPYEDPTELAGGIVAASEGTGMGLTLLPVLYLHGGFGRPALAEQRRFVFPGVEAYLGYWQALEARLRDHPEVLLGAAPHSLRAVDPESLSALVEALDPATLKHLHAAEQPAEVEGCQEALGARPVAWLLDHQPVDERWCLVHATWLDADETRRLAASGAVAGLCPSTEASLGDGFFPAEDYLAAGGRFGIGSDSQVGASAAGELRLLEWGARLKAGRRCLLAAGLPAAEGRVGQALWQRAVEGGARALGQGGHLAVGRPADLVALDPDHPRLLGHDRESVLSAFLLGGGEGAVSEVLCQGRWVVHQGRHRERERHAQGFARAMRRLKERA, via the coding sequence ATGTTTCCTCGCCCCCGGCTGATCACCGTCGACCACCTCCTCCTCGAGGAGGGCTGGCGCGGTCCGGCCTGGCTGAAGCTCGACGCGCAGGGCTTCATCGAGGCGCTGGGTGAGGGCGCCGCGCCCGAGGGCGAGGCCGAGCACCTGCCGGGCTGGGTCCTGCCCGGCATGCCCGATCTGCACAGCCACGCCTTCCAGCGGGCGATGACCGGCCTGGGCGAGGTCGCCGCCGCCGGCGCGCGGGACGACTTCTGGAGCTGGCGAGAGGCCATGTACCGGGTGGCGCTGCGCATCGAGCCCGACGAGCTCGAGGCGATCGCCGCCTGGCTGCAGGTCGAGCTCCTGGAGGGGGGCTACACCCGCCTCGGCGAGTTCCACTACCTCCACCACGCCCCCGACGGCCGGCCCTACGAGGACCCCACCGAGCTGGCCGGCGGGATCGTCGCGGCCTCCGAGGGCACCGGCATGGGGCTGACCCTCCTGCCGGTGCTCTACCTCCACGGGGGCTTCGGGAGGCCGGCCCTGGCCGAGCAGCGGCGCTTCGTCTTCCCGGGGGTCGAGGCCTACCTCGGCTACTGGCAGGCGCTCGAGGCGCGGCTGCGGGACCACCCGGAGGTCCTCCTGGGCGCCGCGCCGCACTCCCTGCGGGCGGTGGACCCGGAGAGCCTCTCCGCGCTGGTCGAGGCCCTGGACCCGGCGACCCTGAAGCACCTCCACGCCGCCGAGCAGCCCGCCGAGGTCGAGGGCTGCCAGGAGGCCCTGGGCGCGCGGCCGGTCGCCTGGCTCCTCGACCACCAGCCCGTGGATGAGCGCTGGTGCCTGGTGCACGCCACCTGGCTGGACGCGGACGAGACCCGGCGCCTGGCCGCGAGCGGCGCGGTGGCGGGCCTCTGTCCGAGCACCGAGGCCTCGCTGGGCGACGGCTTCTTCCCCGCCGAGGACTACCTGGCCGCCGGCGGGCGCTTCGGGATCGGCTCCGACTCCCAGGTGGGCGCCTCGGCCGCCGGTGAGCTGCGCCTCCTCGAGTGGGGCGCCCGCCTGAAGGCCGGCCGGCGCTGCCTGCTCGCGGCAGGCCTCCCCGCCGCCGAGGGGAGGGTGGGGCAGGCCCTCTGGCAGAGGGCGGTGGAGGGCGGCGCCCGGGCGCTGGGTCAGGGAGGGCACCTCGCGGTGGGGCGCCCGGCCGATCTCGTCGCCCTCGATCCCGACCACCCCCGCCTCCTCGGTCACGACCGGGAGAGCGTGCTCTCGGCCTTCCTCCTCGGGGGCGGGGAGGGCGCCGTGAGCGAGGTGCTCTGCCAGGGCCGCTGGGTCGTCCACCAGGGCCGGCACCGGGAGCGTGAGCGTCACGCGCAAGGCTTCGCCCGGGCGATGCGCCGCCTGAAGGAGAGAGCATGA